A window of Saimiri boliviensis isolate mSaiBol1 chromosome 1, mSaiBol1.pri, whole genome shotgun sequence genomic DNA:
AACACAAGGGGTGGGCTTGGCTGCTGCCCTCCACCATCACAGTGGGTGAGTTTGCCTGAGGCCTGAGCTCCGCGGAGCCCTCTGATGGGGGGAACGCTGTCCCAGAACGGCCGTAGGGAACAGAGGCACTGAGACCACTTGTCAAACCAATGCCCTATTTTACTAAAAACCACATGtacattacattttacaaaacaatcCCTTCCTTAACCCCATAAAAGAATGGGGATATTGGGGAGCAATGGGAACAGGTCCCCCTCCAAATGCTCAGGGCTACCTAGGCCTCCCCAGACCTCTGGtccagtgcagggcagggggcagcagagcCTACTCAGGGTTCCTGGAGCCCATTCGGAGCCCTCACTGCTTACCCAGGGCCAGAGGGACCACCTGCGGGGCCGGCCTCAGCTGGACTCACAGCCACTCCCTGCCTGGGTGGGGTCCAGTGTCAGGAGGAGGAGTGCGGGTACCCATAGTGGTTGTGGTCAGCCTCGCCCAGGGTCACTGTCAGCGACAGGCTGGGCTTCccttccagctcctcctccttcgGGCAGTGCTGTGGGGGTCAGGCTTTGAAGAAGTCTGAGATATAGCTGACCTGGCAGAATGGAGGAAGGTGagactgggcaggggctgggcaagCACCAGGGTAATGGGCATGAGCAGGAGGGGCAGGAACAGGGTCCCAGGTGGGCAATGAGAGGAAGAGTGCCTGTGGGGGAAGAGAGCCCTCTTAGTGGAGGACCAGTGGAGAGCACTGGGGCGCTGACAAGCCCAGGGAAGGGCTGCGGCGTGCAGgcaggagacccagggaaggaacCGGGGGAAGAAGGTGTCCAGGGAAGGACTGGGTTTGGGGTGAGGTGTCCCGGGGGAGAaatggggggaagggaggggcccCCAGAAAGGATTGGGGTTGGGACAAGGGGTCCAAGGGtaggatgggggggtggggagggaggggaccagggaaggactggggttgggggaagtagTCTCAGCAGAGGAATGGAGGAAGGAGGGGTCCCAgggatggactggggttggggaaaagggtcccaggggaggaatggggggaagggagggggcccCAGaaaggactggggttgggggaagaggtcccaggggaggaatggggagaagggaggggcccAGGGAAGAACTGGGGTTGAgggaaggggtcccaggggaggatgtggggaggagggaggggtccAGGGATGGACTGAGGTTGGGGGAAGGGGTCCCAGAGGAGGAATAGAGGGAGGAGGGGTCCCAgggatggactggggttggggaaaagggtcccaggggaggaaatgggggaagggaggggcccagggaaggactggggttgagggaaggggtcccaggggaggaatggagggaagggaggggtccagggaaagactggggttgggggaaggcatCCCAGGGGAGGATGTTGGGGGGAGGCAGGGGTCCAGGGATGGACTGGGATTGGGGGTTCCCAGAGGAGAAATAGGGGGAAAAGGAGTCCCAGGGAAGGACTGGGGTTAGGGGGAAAAGGGTCCCAGAGGAAAATTGGGGGAGGGGGGATCCCAGGTATGGACTGGTTGGGGGAAGGAGTCTCAGGGGAGGAACGCAGGGAAGAGGGGTCCCAGAAAGgacaggggttgggggaagaggtctcaggggagaaatggggagaagggaggggtccagggaagaactggggttgggggaaggcatCCTAGGGGAGGatgtgggaggggagggaagggtcctgggatggactggggttgggaGGTCCCAGAGGAGAAATGGAGGGAAAAgggggtcccagggaaggactggggttggggggaaggAGTCTCGGAGTCTCAGGAGAGGAATGGGGGGAagaggggtcccagggaaggaccAGGGTTGGAGGAAGGGGCCCCAGGGGAGGACTCCATGGGGCAAGAGTGTGCAGGAAAGGACCAGGGTTGGGCAGGGAGTGGTCTCTGGACAGCACAGGGGGTGAGTCAGGGTCAGAAGCTCACAGTGAGGCCAGCCACCAGCGCCCCTTGCAGGAGGCCAGCGAGGACATCGCTCCAGTGGTGTTTATGATCAGACACTCGGGTGTAGCCCACATAGAGGGCGAAGGCCACCATGAAGAACTGGACTGTGGGGCGCAGCAGCCACGCCCACTTCCAGCAGAGCTGTGCCTGCACGTAGAGCTGGGACGGGAGAGGACGCCTCAGCCTGTGTCCTGCCAGGCCCTCCCACGCCCACCGCACAGATGGCAGCTCCAAGGCCGGGGGCACAAAACCGGCCAGCCCAGGGCCTCCTGTTTTTACAAACAAGTCAGTGAGTGCCCCCATCACCACCACGACCCACCCATTCTACAGCTGGGAAAACGAAGGTCCAGGGAATGGAGTGACTTGACAGGTGAGCCCCGGAGAAACGGACTTACCGCCAGGAACACCACGCAGTACATCCTAAAGGAGGCGTGTCCCGAGTAGAAAGAcaacctggggaaggagaggcaggaggtCGGAGGGCAGGCGGCATCGTCCAACCTCTCCTCGCCCCCACCCCTGCCGCAGAAGGGAGGGTCTAACACGGGAGCTGCCGACGTTACAGGCCACCAAatcccaggagcagaggctgctccctctgtcctttccagttATCTGATGATGGAATCAGAGTCACCAGTTGGGGCTGCGGCATGAGACGCCTCACCCATGAAGACTCTGAACCCAACACCCAGGGCAGACGGTAGTGTCCAGCAAGCAGGCAATACCGGTTTCGTTTTCACTGCGTTTCTTCTcaggattttctcccatctgtggaACTAagggaagatttctttttatataaattcgAGATCCCAtgaaggacatgaatgaaacagaaaataggaagcaacaaaaaactggaaaaaagtcACAATCAACTTTTTTGGACCTAATCAAAAGCTTGTAGGAACCAGAGGAACACTTGATTAATATAATCcagttgaggccgggcacggtggctcacacctgtaatccctgcactttggggggccaagacagggggatcacgaggtcaggagattgagaccagcctgaccaacatggtgaaaccttgtctctactaaaaatacaaaaattagccaggcgtggtgccacatgcctataatcccagctactagggaggctgaggcaggagaatcacttgaaaacctgggaggtggatgttggggtgagccaaggtcatgccactgcctgggcgacaaagcgagactccatctcaaaaaaaaaaaaacaaagatcatCCAT
This region includes:
- the LOC120361815 gene encoding uncharacterized protein LOC120361815 isoform X1 translates to MPSPNPSLSLDPSLPSIPPLGPLPSTPVLPWAPPFPHFLPWDPFPQPQSIPGTPPPSIPPLGPLPPTSVHPWTPPSSPHPPLGPLPSTPVLPWAPPFSPFLPWDLFPQPQSFLGPPPFPPFLPWDPFPQPQSIPGTPPSSIPLLRLLPPTPVLPWSPPSPPPHPTLGPLVPTPILSGGPSLPPISPPGHLTPNPVLPWTPSSPGSFPGSPACTPQPFPGLVSAPVLSTGPPLRGLSSPTGTLPLIAHLGPCSCPSCSCPLPWCLPSPCPVSPSSILPGQLYLRLLQSLTPTALPEGGGAGREAQPVADSDPGRG
- the LOC120361815 gene encoding phospholipid phosphatase 2-like isoform X2, with the protein product MSFMGSRIYIKRNLPLVPQMGENPEKKRSENETGIACLLDTTVCPGCWVQSLHGLSFYSGHASFRMYCVVFLALYVQAQLCWKWAWLLRPTVQFFMVAFALYVGYTRVSDHKHHWSDVLAGLLQGALVAGLTVSYISDFFKA